One window of Fundidesulfovibrio soli genomic DNA carries:
- a CDS encoding helix-turn-helix domain-containing protein, whose protein sequence is MNNLHATATNDKTAGSMIRFWRAIRKVSQLDLALDAGVSARHLSFIETGKSNPSRAIILKIAGVLKMPHRHLNSLLAASGHASEYGDKPVEEKNMAMVLHALRRMLDKHDPYPAFVVNATYDILMTNHGYNRLVSLLVGDHTMRKYKNIYRLTFSSDGLCRHIKNWNVVRDFMLDRLHGEALSTHNTALFSLYEELAEGQKEMKDCLRAVDSELPILSIIFEQNDLRASFFTMLTTLGTPLDATTQELRIESLFPADEPTKELFSGYGAS, encoded by the coding sequence ATGAACAATCTTCATGCCACCGCAACCAACGATAAGACTGCTGGCAGTATGATCCGTTTCTGGCGCGCGATACGAAAAGTGAGCCAGTTGGACCTGGCTTTGGATGCCGGGGTTTCGGCAAGGCATTTGAGTTTCATTGAAACTGGAAAATCCAATCCGAGCCGAGCCATTATTCTCAAGATAGCGGGCGTCCTCAAGATGCCGCACAGACACTTGAATTCACTGTTGGCCGCTTCAGGCCATGCTTCAGAATACGGGGATAAGCCTGTCGAGGAAAAGAATATGGCCATGGTCCTCCATGCTTTGCGTCGCATGTTGGACAAGCACGATCCGTACCCTGCTTTCGTTGTCAACGCCACATACGACATCCTGATGACGAACCACGGGTACAACCGTTTGGTATCACTTCTTGTTGGCGACCATACAATGAGAAAGTACAAAAACATTTACAGACTCACGTTCTCTAGTGACGGCTTGTGCCGTCACATCAAAAACTGGAACGTGGTGCGAGACTTCATGCTTGATCGGTTGCATGGCGAGGCGCTGTCCACCCACAACACGGCGTTGTTCTCGCTTTATGAGGAACTTGCAGAAGGGCAGAAAGAGATGAAGGACTGTTTGAGGGCAGTTGACAGTGAGCTGCCCATTTTGAGCATAATATTTGAGCAGAACGACTTGAGAGCATCTTTCTTCACAATGCTGACAACCCTTGGAACCCCGCTCGACGCGACTACGCAGGAGCTGCGCATCGAGTCCCTTTTTCCTGCCGACGAGCCGACAAAGGAATTATTCTCTGGGTACGGCGCATCATGA
- a CDS encoding Hsp20/alpha crystallin family protein, with protein MFKDFLPSLRRQSLATKRPTSIADLMEDFWREPFGNFPAMPFSKEARYPAVDISETDAEIQVKAELPGLEPKDVNVTLQNDVLTIQGEKKFEEEEKKENYHRIERSYGSFFRSIPLPSAVKDDGVTAKFDKGVLTVTLPKREPSKSTSVPIQS; from the coding sequence ATGTTCAAGGATTTCCTGCCCAGCCTGCGCAGACAGTCCCTGGCCACCAAGCGTCCCACCAGCATTGCCGACCTCATGGAGGATTTCTGGCGTGAGCCCTTCGGCAACTTTCCGGCCATGCCCTTCTCCAAGGAGGCCCGCTACCCGGCCGTGGACATCAGCGAGACCGACGCCGAGATCCAGGTCAAGGCGGAGCTGCCCGGCCTCGAACCCAAGGATGTCAACGTCACCTTGCAGAACGACGTGCTGACCATCCAGGGCGAAAAGAAGTTCGAAGAGGAGGAGAAGAAGGAGAACTACCACCGCATCGAACGCAGCTACGGCAGCTTCTTCCGCTCCATCCCCCTGCCTTCGGCCGTCAAGGACGACGGGGTCACGGCCAAGTTCGACAAGGGCGTGCTCACCGTGACGCTGCCCAAGAGGGAGCCGTCAAAGTCCACCTCCGTGCCCATCCAGTCCTGA
- a CDS encoding MlaE family ABC transporter permease — MQRPDTNSPAPSCRVSASAGVLLATLSGPWLITSPAPAPDTSPAALLRALEAVPRPARLTFESSGVTGWDSSLMSALRAVLAKAAAAGVQADLSGLPEGVAALLDLAAKVPERKGAARHAVSEPFLERMGGLALSVRDGFEGLTEFLGDVTLACLNLVRGRAVFQRSELLSLIKQSGLDALPIVSLISLLVGLILAFVGAIQLRQFGAQIYVSTIVGIAMVRVMGAIMTGIIMAGRTGAAFAAELGTMQVNEEIDALRTFGFSPTEFLVLPRMLALVLMMPLLCVYADLMGVLGGFIVGVVMLDINPLQYLTTTWQSVPLANFWIGLTHSTVFGVLIALAGCYRGMRCGRSALGVGQATTSAVVTSIMSIIIATAVLTVLCEILGF, encoded by the coding sequence ATGCAGCGTCCAGATACCAACAGCCCGGCGCCTTCCTGCCGGGTGAGCGCCTCCGCCGGAGTTTTGCTGGCCACCCTTTCCGGGCCGTGGCTCATCACATCCCCGGCTCCAGCGCCCGACACCTCCCCGGCGGCGCTGCTGCGAGCCCTGGAGGCCGTTCCCCGCCCCGCGCGGCTCACCTTCGAATCCTCCGGCGTCACCGGGTGGGACAGCTCGCTTATGAGCGCCCTGCGCGCCGTGCTCGCCAAGGCGGCCGCCGCGGGCGTCCAGGCGGACCTCTCCGGCCTGCCCGAGGGCGTGGCCGCCCTGCTGGACCTGGCGGCCAAGGTGCCCGAGCGCAAGGGCGCGGCGCGCCACGCCGTGAGCGAGCCCTTCCTGGAGCGCATGGGCGGCCTGGCCCTCTCGGTGCGCGACGGCTTCGAGGGCCTGACCGAATTCCTGGGCGACGTCACCCTGGCCTGCCTGAACCTGGTCCGGGGCAGGGCCGTGTTCCAGCGCTCGGAGCTGCTCTCGCTCATCAAGCAGAGCGGGCTGGACGCGCTGCCCATCGTCTCGCTCATCAGCCTGCTCGTGGGGCTGATCCTGGCCTTCGTGGGCGCCATCCAGCTGCGCCAGTTCGGGGCGCAGATCTACGTCTCCACCATCGTGGGCATCGCCATGGTCCGGGTCATGGGCGCCATCATGACCGGCATCATCATGGCGGGCCGCACCGGCGCGGCCTTCGCCGCCGAACTCGGCACCATGCAGGTCAACGAGGAGATCGACGCCCTGCGCACCTTCGGCTTCTCCCCCACGGAGTTCCTGGTGCTGCCGCGCATGCTGGCCCTGGTGCTCATGATGCCGCTGCTGTGCGTCTACGCCGACCTCATGGGCGTGCTGGGCGGGTTCATCGTGGGCGTGGTCATGCTGGACATCAACCCTTTGCAATACCTCACCACCACCTGGCAGTCCGTGCCGCTGGCCAACTTCTGGATCGGGCTCACGCACAGCACCGTGTTCGGCGTGCTCATCGCCCTGGCCGGGTGCTACCGGGGCATGCGCTGCGGGCGCAGCGCCCTGGGCGTGGGCCAGGCCACCACCTCGGCGGTGGTCACGAGCATCATGAGCATCATCATCGCCACGGCCGTGCTGACCGTGCTCTGCGAAATACTGGGATTCTAG
- a CDS encoding DMT family transporter → MDRTALGRWLPAASLTLAMILWGSSFIALKIAFAGLPPFFVMFARMAVATAFLACFYTRFRNVRYHKGDWKLILLMAGFEPCLYFVFEATALLNTSASQAGMVMATLPLIAAVAARLILKERLHGRGLAGFAVAIGGVVALTVSGSPSEHAPHPVLGNFLEFLAICCASGYFIVLKRLLDRYNPWFLTSMQAVVGMVFFAPALLLPSGRPGPDVGAAPILATVYLGLAVTLGAYGCYNYGVSRIPVSRASAYINLIPVITLVMAWLFLGERLSLAEYLASGIVVAGVALSQTGNRQEA, encoded by the coding sequence ATGGACCGCACCGCCTTGGGGCGCTGGCTGCCCGCCGCTTCGCTGACGCTGGCCATGATCCTGTGGGGCAGCTCCTTCATCGCGCTGAAGATCGCCTTCGCGGGGCTGCCGCCGTTCTTCGTCATGTTCGCGCGCATGGCCGTGGCCACGGCCTTCCTTGCCTGCTTCTACACGCGCTTCCGCAACGTGCGCTACCACAAGGGCGACTGGAAGCTGATCCTGCTCATGGCGGGGTTTGAGCCCTGCCTCTACTTCGTGTTCGAGGCCACGGCCCTGCTGAACACCTCGGCCTCGCAGGCGGGCATGGTCATGGCCACGCTGCCGCTCATCGCGGCGGTGGCGGCGCGGCTCATCCTCAAGGAGCGCCTGCACGGGCGGGGCCTGGCCGGTTTCGCCGTGGCCATCGGCGGGGTCGTGGCCCTGACCGTCAGCGGCAGCCCCAGCGAGCACGCCCCGCACCCCGTTCTGGGCAACTTCCTGGAGTTTTTGGCCATCTGCTGCGCCTCGGGCTACTTCATCGTGCTCAAGCGCCTGCTGGACCGCTACAATCCCTGGTTCCTGACCTCCATGCAGGCCGTGGTGGGCATGGTCTTCTTCGCGCCCGCGCTCCTGCTGCCATCGGGCCGCCCCGGGCCGGACGTGGGCGCGGCGCCCATCCTGGCCACCGTCTACCTGGGCCTGGCCGTGACCCTGGGGGCCTACGGCTGCTACAACTACGGGGTCAGCCGCATCCCCGTGAGCAGGGCCTCGGCCTACATCAACCTGATACCGGTGATCACCCTGGTCATGGCCTGGCTGTTCCTGGGGGAGAGGCTCTCCCTGGCCGAATACCTGGCTTCGGGGATCGTGGTGGCCGGGGTGGCTCTCAGCCAGACCGGGAACAGGCAGGAGGCCTGA
- a CDS encoding DUF599 domain-containing protein, whose translation MTEGLSPHALDLGCLFLSILMFTGYNVFIWWKLKSNPIYTIQGATNLARRAWVVQIMEEKNDILAVQTLRNSTMAGTFLASTAILLSVGVLSLTGQAENLGQTWHSLNILGSTQKNTLALKLLVLLVNLFIAFFSFSSSIRLYNHVGFMINVPCTDGNYSTSLTFVAMQLNRAARHFHNGMLAFYYLVPLIFWIFGPLFLLGSTVLMIGVVYRLDRTPKLYCDYITAYEQMSCKL comes from the coding sequence ATGACCGAAGGCCTTTCCCCCCATGCCCTGGACCTGGGGTGCCTGTTCCTCTCCATCCTGATGTTCACGGGCTACAACGTCTTTATCTGGTGGAAGCTCAAGTCGAACCCGATCTACACCATCCAGGGGGCCACCAACCTGGCCCGCAGGGCCTGGGTGGTGCAGATCATGGAGGAGAAGAACGACATCCTGGCCGTGCAGACCCTGCGCAACTCCACCATGGCCGGGACCTTCCTGGCCTCCACGGCCATACTGCTCTCGGTGGGCGTGCTGAGCCTCACCGGGCAGGCGGAGAACCTGGGCCAGACCTGGCATTCGCTCAACATCCTGGGCTCCACCCAGAAGAACACCCTGGCGCTCAAGCTCCTGGTGCTGCTGGTCAACCTGTTCATCGCCTTCTTCAGCTTCTCCTCCTCCATCCGGCTCTACAATCACGTGGGCTTCATGATCAACGTGCCCTGCACGGACGGCAACTACAGCACTTCGCTGACCTTCGTGGCCATGCAGCTCAACCGAGCGGCCCGGCACTTCCACAACGGGATGCTGGCCTTCTACTACCTGGTGCCGCTGATCTTCTGGATTTTCGGGCCGCTGTTCCTGCTGGGCAGCACGGTGCTGATGATCGGCGTGGTCTACCGCCTGGACAGGACGCCCAAGCTCTACTGCGACTACATCACCGCCTATGAGCAGATGAGCTGCAAGCTGTAG
- a CDS encoding nitroreductase family protein has protein sequence MLRFHVDGDLCIRCGECAADCPAGVIALDDLPAITNEEGCYRCLHCYMVCPTAAVSILGCDPREADETRNLPAPEQVADLIRWRRSVRRYKDENLPPELIDSLLQTACHAPTGVNAQDVLFTVVRDKARMAELGKEMMACLDKLDKAGELPGGLAGKYLNFVVRAWRDMGMDVVLRGAPHLLLTSAPKAAPCPVQDVHIALAQFELLASAHGLGTLWDGLFMMALSVCPHLVTHLGVPEDHMLGYAMLFGKPAVEYHRPAKRGPARINYVD, from the coding sequence ATGCTGCGATTCCATGTGGACGGGGATTTGTGCATACGCTGCGGGGAGTGCGCGGCGGACTGCCCCGCAGGCGTCATCGCCCTGGACGACCTGCCCGCCATCACCAACGAGGAAGGCTGCTACCGCTGCCTGCACTGCTACATGGTCTGCCCCACAGCGGCCGTCTCGATCCTTGGCTGCGATCCCCGGGAGGCCGACGAGACAAGGAACCTGCCCGCCCCGGAGCAGGTGGCCGACCTGATCCGCTGGCGCAGGTCCGTGCGGCGCTACAAGGACGAGAACCTGCCCCCCGAGCTGATCGACAGCCTGCTGCAGACCGCCTGCCACGCCCCCACCGGGGTCAACGCGCAGGATGTGCTCTTCACCGTGGTCCGCGACAAGGCCCGCATGGCTGAATTGGGCAAGGAGATGATGGCCTGCCTGGACAAGCTGGACAAGGCCGGGGAGCTGCCCGGAGGGCTGGCGGGGAAGTACCTGAATTTCGTGGTGCGCGCCTGGAGGGACATGGGGATGGACGTGGTCCTGCGGGGCGCGCCGCACCTGCTGCTCACCAGCGCGCCCAAGGCCGCGCCCTGCCCCGTGCAGGACGTGCACATCGCCCTGGCCCAGTTCGAGCTGCTGGCAAGCGCACACGGCCTGGGCACCCTCTGGGACGGCCTGTTCATGATGGCCCTCTCCGTGTGCCCGCATCTGGTGACGCACCTGGGCGTGCCGGAGGACCACATGCTGGGCTACGCCATGCTCTTCGGCAAGCCCGCCGTGGAGTACCACCGCCCGGCCAAACGCGGCCCCGCCAGGATCAATTACGTGGATTGA
- a CDS encoding ABC transporter ATP-binding protein, whose product MQADSSTAEPRIQVSNLTVAYGDFVIMRDLNFTVKQGDIFIIMGGSGCGKSTLLRVLVGLKEPALGSVTYRQGSLWDVDDEKRSAILRRTGVLFQSGALFSSMTLAENISLPLQQYTSLPAKDIRELASLKLALVGLSGFEDFYPSEISGGMCKRAGLARAMALDPDILFFDEPSAGLDPVSAHLLDELILELRDSLKATFVVVTHELASIFDIGSNSVYLDVETRTMTASGNPTTLLETTTDPLLRRFLTRGKE is encoded by the coding sequence ATGCAAGCAGACTCCAGCACCGCCGAACCGCGCATCCAGGTCAGCAACCTGACCGTCGCCTACGGCGACTTCGTCATCATGCGCGACCTCAACTTCACCGTGAAGCAGGGCGACATCTTCATCATCATGGGCGGCAGCGGCTGCGGCAAGAGCACGCTGCTGCGCGTGCTGGTGGGGCTCAAGGAGCCCGCCCTAGGCTCCGTGACCTACCGCCAGGGCAGCCTGTGGGACGTGGACGACGAGAAACGCTCCGCCATCCTGCGGCGCACCGGCGTGCTCTTCCAGAGCGGGGCCTTGTTCAGCTCCATGACCCTGGCCGAGAACATCTCCCTGCCGCTGCAGCAGTACACCTCGCTGCCCGCCAAGGACATCCGCGAGCTGGCCTCGCTCAAGCTGGCCCTGGTGGGGCTCTCCGGCTTCGAGGACTTCTACCCCTCCGAGATCAGCGGCGGCATGTGCAAGCGCGCGGGCCTGGCCCGGGCCATGGCCCTGGACCCGGACATCCTTTTCTTCGACGAGCCCTCCGCCGGGCTGGACCCGGTGAGCGCCCATCTGCTCGATGAGCTGATCCTGGAGCTGCGCGACAGCCTCAAGGCCACCTTCGTGGTGGTCACCCACGAGTTGGCCAGCATCTTCGACATCGGCAGCAACTCGGTCTACCTGGACGTGGAGACCCGCACCATGACGGCCAGCGGCAACCCCACCACCCTGCTGGAAACCACCACCGACCCCCTGCTGAGGCGCTTCCTCACCAGGGGCAAGGAATAG
- a CDS encoding sensor domain-containing diguanylate cyclase, with amino-acid sequence MDHANFVLDLKTALTLLGLGNLVAGLLVWLSRRGKYTDQAAMSFMLAKALQGAGFLMLAGAGVSVGAPGEVAANTLCLGGLAFESLAIMAVKGIRFPAATGLFGLGATAAFCAFLLPETQPLASAYASGFTALVLLPGLLALYFSSGTTQYDVGLGFVYLVIIAAFALRAWLNLTTPWETGALLGVPAPTVWRGLRLLLFLAGTVGVTLLFQDRSDAQAERNVTFDALTGAFTRNFFLEETQRALNLATRRKSRLAILLFDVDRFTAINDSLGYRKGDAVLSSLAQTLRRTLRPYDILGRTGGGGFGAVLPDATEEDAARAAERVRAALAERAKQEPGVPGFTVSVGVCSEVPEPGAMAEAFMGCGEKALVKAKKLGRDRVEYYRDGEPGQAA; translated from the coding sequence TTGGATCACGCCAATTTCGTGTTGGACCTCAAGACGGCGCTGACCCTTCTGGGCCTGGGCAACCTTGTCGCGGGGCTGCTGGTCTGGCTGTCGCGCAGGGGCAAATACACGGACCAGGCCGCCATGAGCTTCATGCTGGCCAAGGCCCTGCAGGGGGCCGGGTTCCTGATGCTGGCCGGAGCCGGTGTGTCCGTGGGGGCCCCCGGAGAGGTGGCGGCGAACACCCTTTGCCTGGGCGGCCTGGCCTTCGAGAGCCTGGCCATCATGGCCGTCAAGGGGATCAGGTTCCCGGCGGCCACCGGCCTGTTCGGACTGGGCGCGACGGCGGCCTTCTGCGCATTCCTGCTGCCCGAGACCCAGCCCCTGGCTTCGGCCTACGCCTCCGGCTTCACCGCGCTGGTGCTGCTGCCTGGGCTCCTGGCCCTGTATTTCAGCAGCGGGACCACCCAGTACGACGTGGGCCTGGGGTTCGTTTACCTGGTCATCATCGCGGCCTTCGCCCTGCGCGCCTGGCTGAACCTGACCACCCCGTGGGAGACCGGGGCCCTGCTGGGCGTCCCGGCCCCGACAGTCTGGCGCGGCCTGCGCCTCCTGCTGTTCCTCGCGGGCACGGTGGGGGTCACGCTGCTCTTCCAGGACCGCTCCGACGCCCAGGCCGAGCGCAACGTCACCTTCGACGCCCTCACCGGCGCCTTCACCCGCAATTTCTTCCTGGAGGAGACCCAGCGCGCCCTGAACCTGGCCACCAGGCGCAAGAGCAGGCTGGCCATCCTCCTGTTCGACGTGGACCGCTTCACCGCCATCAACGATTCCCTTGGCTACCGCAAGGGCGACGCGGTGCTCTCCTCCCTGGCGCAGACCCTGCGCAGGACGCTCAGGCCCTACGACATCCTGGGGCGCACCGGCGGCGGAGGCTTCGGGGCGGTGCTGCCCGACGCCACCGAGGAGGACGCGGCGCGGGCCGCCGAACGCGTGCGCGCGGCCCTGGCCGAGCGCGCCAAGCAGGAGCCCGGGGTGCCGGGGTTCACCGTGAGCGTGGGCGTGTGCTCAGAGGTGCCCGAGCCGGGCGCCATGGCCGAGGCTTTCATGGGCTGCGGCGAGAAGGCCCTGGTCAAGGCCAAGAAGCTTGGGCGCGACAGGGTGGAGTACTACCGGGATGGGGAGCCGGGACAGGCCGCCTGA
- a CDS encoding GSCFA domain-containing protein, with protein MSDGFEIYRAFGPLGDPQVSKAFTIDIPGRGVVDSPSAVFCNLGSCFAAHVEDVFRLYGVNSYFRTETCKHFSAESMLQVLDRLAEGRRGLADDELYAYEDELGGLRPTGYHFLDRFHGGRAALEARLAWLDDQLLANIRKCTHMIVTLGIANVVRLKATGRCVNRVAGMPAGLYEVTRHSVDEELGHLQALVERVRGLRGGSCPAMFFTISPQRYMFHPQFDFDTRDDSCMARFTDSPYVENCVSKATLRVAVDMLLKANPGLPLYYFPAYEIVIDELRAQESFTGKDAASVTWPLTPRYVAKRFLQSYFSPECLRQITLLDRLHVFAASTRQLRESKPGYVLGSLRRDFVDGLGELGATWRDYNAAYVRHLHAMAVDLGCEETALRAARAFFRGARTVAVWGVSGYYAKYVSPLVRSLGGEVRFVLADADPAKAGSVVDGLAVREPSALREEAPEILVVASSSREDIVEQADALGLCARIF; from the coding sequence ATGTCTGACGGATTCGAGATATACAGGGCTTTCGGCCCGTTGGGGGATCCCCAGGTCAGCAAGGCCTTCACCATCGACATCCCGGGCAGGGGCGTCGTGGATTCGCCCTCGGCGGTGTTCTGCAATCTGGGCTCCTGCTTCGCGGCCCACGTGGAGGACGTGTTCCGCCTCTATGGGGTCAACAGCTACTTCCGCACCGAGACCTGCAAGCACTTCAGCGCGGAGAGCATGCTCCAGGTGCTGGACAGGCTGGCGGAGGGGCGCCGGGGCCTGGCGGACGATGAACTGTACGCCTACGAGGACGAGCTCGGGGGCCTGCGCCCGACAGGCTACCATTTTCTGGACCGCTTCCACGGGGGCAGGGCCGCGCTGGAGGCGCGCCTGGCCTGGCTGGACGACCAGCTGCTGGCCAACATCCGCAAGTGCACCCACATGATCGTGACCCTGGGCATCGCCAACGTGGTGCGGCTCAAGGCCACGGGCCGGTGCGTGAACAGGGTGGCCGGAATGCCCGCCGGGCTCTACGAGGTGACCCGCCACAGCGTGGACGAGGAGCTCGGGCACCTGCAGGCCCTGGTGGAGCGCGTCAGGGGGCTCAGGGGCGGCTCCTGCCCGGCGATGTTCTTCACCATCTCGCCGCAGCGCTACATGTTCCACCCCCAGTTCGACTTCGACACCCGCGACGACTCCTGCATGGCCCGGTTCACGGATTCGCCCTACGTTGAGAACTGCGTCTCCAAGGCCACCCTGCGCGTGGCGGTGGACATGCTGCTCAAGGCCAACCCGGGGCTGCCCCTGTACTACTTCCCGGCCTACGAGATCGTCATCGACGAGCTGCGCGCGCAGGAGAGCTTCACCGGCAAGGACGCGGCCTCCGTCACCTGGCCGCTCACGCCCAGGTACGTGGCCAAGCGGTTCCTCCAGTCCTACTTCTCCCCGGAGTGCCTGCGCCAGATCACCCTGCTGGACAGGCTGCACGTGTTCGCGGCCTCCACGCGGCAGCTGCGGGAGAGCAAGCCCGGCTACGTGCTCGGGAGCCTGCGCCGCGACTTCGTGGACGGGCTGGGGGAGCTGGGCGCCACCTGGCGGGACTACAACGCGGCCTACGTGCGCCACCTGCACGCCATGGCCGTGGACCTGGGCTGCGAAGAGACCGCCCTGCGGGCGGCCCGGGCCTTCTTCAGGGGCGCGCGGACCGTGGCGGTGTGGGGCGTTTCAGGGTACTATGCGAAGTACGTCTCGCCCCTGGTGCGGTCGCTGGGCGGCGAAGTCCGCTTCGTGCTGGCCGACGCCGACCCCGCCAAGGCCGGGAGCGTGGTGGACGGGCTCGCTGTGCGGGAGCCCTCCGCACTGCGGGAGGAGGCCCCCGAAATACTCGTCGTGGCCTCCTCCAGCCGGGAGGATATCGTGGAGCAGGCGGACGCGCTGGGTCTTTGCGCCCGCATTTTCTGA